From a single Streptomyces sp. NBC_00377 genomic region:
- a CDS encoding uridine kinase — protein sequence MGRVRLEAITWERLGDALAERLLDLKPADGGAWPRIAFDGAPAARPADLAERVAEALRVRGRPSYAVDTHGFLRAASLRLEYGRHDVEAYYDGWFDTGALWREVFGPLEPGGDGRILPDLRDPVTDRATRSPHVRLPAGGFLLLHGPLLLRHWFPFDLTIHVLLSPAALRRRTPEADHWTLPAFERYAQETDPAAVADVVVRADDPRHPAWGG from the coding sequence ATGGGCCGTGTGCGACTCGAAGCGATCACCTGGGAACGGCTCGGCGACGCCCTCGCCGAGCGGCTGCTCGACCTGAAACCGGCCGACGGCGGCGCCTGGCCGCGCATCGCCTTCGACGGCGCCCCGGCGGCCCGACCCGCAGACCTCGCCGAGCGTGTCGCCGAGGCGCTGCGCGTCCGCGGCCGCCCTTCGTATGCCGTGGACACGCACGGTTTCCTGCGCGCGGCCTCCCTCCGCCTGGAGTACGGCCGTCACGACGTCGAGGCCTACTACGACGGCTGGTTCGACACCGGCGCCCTGTGGCGCGAGGTGTTCGGTCCCCTCGAACCGGGCGGCGACGGGCGGATCCTGCCGGATCTCCGGGACCCCGTCACCGACCGTGCGACCCGCAGCCCGCACGTCCGGCTCCCGGCCGGCGGCTTCCTTCTCCTGCACGGCCCCCTTCTTCTGCGGCACTGGTTCCCCTTCGACCTGACGATCCACGTCCTCCTCTCCCCGGCGGCCCTGCGCCGACGCACCCCCGAAGCCGATCACTGGACGCTGCCCGCCTTCGAGCGCTACGCCCAGGAGACCGATCCCGCCGCCGTGGCCGACGTCGTCGTCCGCGCGGACGACCCCCGCCACCCGGCCTGGGGTGGCTGA
- a CDS encoding glutamate synthase subunit beta — protein sequence MADPKGFMTTPREDWPRRPVEERVRDWDEVYVPGALLPIVSRQADRCMDCGIPFCHDACPLGNLIPEWNDLVSREDWRAAGDRLHATNNFPEFTGRLCPAPCEAGCVLAINQPAVTIKNVEVAIADRAWADGLTPPRPPDRLSGKTVAVIGSGPTGLAAAQQLTRAGHTVAVYEKDDRIGGLMRYGIPAFKLEKHHLERRIEQMRAEGTKFRTSTTIGRDVMAADLRVRYDAVVIATGATEWRELHVPGRELTGIQQAMEYLPLANRVNEGDLKASPMSAAGKHVVIVGGGDTGADCLGTAVREGAASVTQLDIYAQPGAERDEDTDPWPTYPKVYRLSAAHEEARDLESAPAADADARLFAASTLRFTGDETGHVRSLHLVEVDERRRPVEGTGRALPADLVLLALGFSGPDREDGLVEQLGVTLAPRGTIARDGAFATNVPGVFAAGDAARGQSLIVWAIAEGRAVASAVDRHLTGSSRLPMPIGPYDRPMSV from the coding sequence ATGGCCGATCCCAAGGGATTCATGACCACCCCCCGTGAGGACTGGCCACGCCGACCGGTCGAGGAACGGGTCCGGGACTGGGACGAGGTGTACGTCCCCGGGGCGCTGCTGCCCATCGTCAGCCGGCAGGCCGACCGGTGCATGGACTGCGGCATTCCGTTCTGCCACGACGCCTGTCCGCTCGGGAATCTGATCCCCGAGTGGAACGACCTGGTGTCCCGGGAGGACTGGCGGGCGGCGGGCGACCGGCTGCACGCGACGAACAACTTCCCCGAGTTCACGGGCCGGTTGTGCCCGGCACCATGTGAGGCGGGGTGCGTTCTCGCCATCAACCAGCCGGCCGTCACCATCAAGAACGTCGAGGTCGCCATCGCCGACCGGGCCTGGGCCGACGGCCTCACACCACCGCGGCCACCGGACCGGCTGTCCGGCAAGACGGTCGCGGTGATCGGCTCCGGTCCCACCGGGCTCGCCGCGGCACAGCAGTTGACGCGCGCAGGGCACACGGTCGCCGTGTACGAGAAGGACGACCGGATCGGCGGACTGATGCGGTACGGGATCCCGGCCTTCAAACTGGAGAAGCACCACCTGGAGCGGCGGATCGAGCAGATGCGGGCCGAGGGCACGAAGTTCCGCACCTCGACCACCATAGGGCGGGACGTCATGGCCGCGGATCTACGGGTCCGCTACGACGCCGTGGTGATCGCCACCGGCGCGACCGAGTGGCGTGAACTGCACGTCCCCGGCCGGGAACTGACCGGCATCCAGCAGGCGATGGAGTATCTGCCGCTGGCCAACCGGGTCAATGAGGGGGACCTGAAGGCGTCCCCGATGTCCGCCGCGGGAAAGCACGTCGTCATCGTCGGCGGCGGCGACACGGGCGCCGACTGTCTGGGCACGGCGGTGCGTGAGGGAGCCGCTTCGGTGACCCAGCTGGACATCTACGCGCAGCCCGGCGCGGAGCGCGACGAGGACACCGACCCCTGGCCGACGTATCCCAAGGTCTACCGGCTCTCGGCGGCGCACGAGGAGGCGCGCGACCTGGAGTCCGCGCCGGCGGCCGACGCGGACGCGCGGCTGTTCGCGGCGTCCACGCTCCGCTTCACCGGCGACGAGACCGGACACGTACGGTCGCTGCATCTCGTCGAGGTCGACGAGCGGCGCAGGCCGGTGGAGGGCACCGGGCGGGCGCTCCCCGCCGACCTCGTCCTGCTCGCCCTCGGCTTCTCCGGGCCCGACCGGGAGGACGGTCTCGTCGAGCAGCTCGGGGTGACGCTGGCGCCGCGCGGCACGATCGCGCGGGACGGCGCCTTCGCCACGAACGTCCCCGGTGTGTTCGCCGCGGGGGACGCGGCGCGCGGGCAGTCGCTGATCGTGTGGGCCATCGCGGAGGGGCGGGCGGTGGCGTCGGCCGTCGACCGCCATCTGACGGGGAGCTCGCGGCTGCCGATGCCGATCGGGCCGTACGACCGGCCGATGAGCGTCTAG
- a CDS encoding DUF2293 domain-containing protein, protein MAAAALTTSASPTGLLVVQPLRRKYCAGCRRGPLSMLVLEEAAPRCLDCADLGHLVFVPRGDTALTRRSREESRLSAVVVRFNRRKGRYERQGVLVEEAALARAEERCLADDEARRRRRTRDARRRAAQDARFTEAFAAEILRLLPGCPEDRARGIAAHASLRGSGRVGRSAAGRALSEGAVVCAVVASVRHLDTPYDRLLMSGVPRHEARRRIAADVEARMRAWRGEGTDAAVA, encoded by the coding sequence ATGGCAGCCGCAGCCCTCACCACCTCCGCGTCCCCTACCGGACTTCTCGTCGTCCAGCCGCTTCGGCGGAAGTACTGCGCCGGATGCCGTCGCGGGCCGCTGTCGATGCTGGTTCTGGAGGAGGCCGCGCCACGCTGTCTCGACTGTGCCGATCTGGGGCACCTGGTGTTCGTGCCTCGCGGTGACACGGCGCTGACCCGCAGATCGCGGGAGGAGAGCCGGCTGTCGGCGGTGGTGGTCCGGTTCAACCGCCGCAAGGGGCGTTACGAGCGTCAGGGCGTCCTGGTCGAGGAGGCGGCGCTCGCGCGGGCCGAGGAGCGGTGCCTGGCGGACGACGAGGCGCGGCGGCGGCGCCGCACACGGGACGCGCGGCGCCGGGCGGCGCAGGACGCGCGCTTCACGGAGGCGTTCGCGGCGGAGATCCTGCGCCTGCTCCCCGGCTGCCCGGAGGACCGGGCACGCGGGATAGCGGCACACGCCTCCCTGCGGGGCAGTGGCCGGGTGGGACGCAGTGCCGCCGGACGGGCGTTGTCCGAAGGAGCTGTCGTCTGCGCGGTCGTGGCGTCCGTACGCCATCTGGACACGCCGTACGACCGGCTGCTGATGAGCGGCGTGCCGCGGCACGAGGCCCGTCGGCGGATCGCAGCGGACGTGGAGGCCCGGATGCGGGCGTGGCGTGGGGAGGGGACGGACGCGGCGGTCGCGTAG
- a CDS encoding anthrone oxygenase family protein: MIDGPYLVLAVLGALVTGLMAGVFCAFSVLVMRGLAALPPAQGVAAMNAINSSATTPAFMVLFLGAAALCAVIVVVTFVLWPDDGAVHLLLGSALYLCGAFGVTVMANVPRNEALAKLEPGTPEAVTYWPAYLRQWTRWNHVRAVASAASALVYVLALV, encoded by the coding sequence ATGATCGATGGACCGTATCTGGTGCTCGCGGTGCTGGGCGCTCTGGTCACGGGACTGATGGCCGGGGTCTTCTGCGCCTTCTCGGTCCTGGTGATGCGAGGGCTCGCCGCCCTGCCGCCCGCGCAGGGTGTCGCGGCGATGAACGCGATCAACTCCTCGGCGACGACACCGGCCTTCATGGTCCTCTTCCTCGGTGCTGCGGCGCTGTGCGCGGTGATCGTAGTGGTGACGTTCGTGCTGTGGCCGGACGACGGGGCGGTTCACCTGCTGCTGGGCAGCGCGCTGTATCTGTGCGGTGCGTTCGGGGTGACCGTGATGGCCAACGTGCCGCGCAACGAGGCGCTGGCGAAGCTGGAACCCGGCACGCCGGAGGCCGTCACCTACTGGCCGGCCTACCTGCGCCAGTGGACACGGTGGAACCACGTGCGCGCGGTCGCCTCCGCCGCCTCGGCGCTCGTGTACGTCCTGGCCCTCGTCTGA
- a CDS encoding magnesium and cobalt transport protein CorA: MTMAGNLRKVTGLGRVGGLRRVARLARRRPRVDLSHPARSPLGSSVVNCVTYREGVRAPHGGDLVDTVQRVRKSGHGFVWLGLHEPTNDEFAGIAELFDLHPLAAEDAVEAHQRPKVERYGETLFAVFKTVCYVEHEELTATSEVVDTGEIMVFVGRDFVITVRHGRHGSLGPLREELESDAAQLAKGPSAVLHAIADHVVDDYLNVIDAVQMDIDQVETDVFAANGARADPGRIYQLKRELLQLKRAVVPLSRPLLDLADRPVRVVDPEIQAYFRDVSDHLLRATEQIAAFDELLNSILQAHLAQVTVAQNEDMRKITAWAAVIAVPTMVCGVYGMNFDNMPELHWRFGYPVVIGVISVACWVLYRGFRRNGWL; encoded by the coding sequence ATGACCATGGCAGGGAATCTGCGGAAGGTCACCGGACTCGGGAGGGTCGGTGGCCTGCGCAGGGTGGCGCGGCTGGCCCGGCGACGCCCGCGGGTCGACCTGAGCCATCCCGCGCGATCCCCGCTCGGTTCCTCGGTCGTGAACTGCGTGACGTACCGGGAGGGGGTCCGTGCCCCGCACGGCGGCGACCTGGTGGACACGGTGCAGCGGGTGCGCAAGAGCGGTCACGGCTTCGTGTGGCTCGGTCTGCACGAGCCGACGAACGACGAGTTCGCGGGCATCGCCGAACTCTTCGACCTGCATCCCCTGGCGGCCGAGGACGCCGTCGAGGCCCATCAGCGGCCGAAGGTCGAGCGGTACGGGGAGACGCTGTTCGCGGTGTTCAAGACGGTCTGCTACGTCGAGCACGAGGAGCTCACGGCGACCAGCGAAGTGGTCGACACCGGCGAGATCATGGTGTTCGTCGGCCGGGACTTCGTGATCACGGTGCGCCACGGACGGCACGGCTCGCTGGGCCCGCTGCGGGAGGAGCTGGAATCCGACGCGGCGCAGCTGGCCAAGGGACCGTCGGCGGTGCTGCACGCGATCGCGGACCATGTGGTGGACGACTACCTCAACGTCATCGACGCGGTGCAGATGGACATCGACCAGGTCGAGACCGACGTCTTCGCGGCGAACGGCGCACGCGCGGACCCGGGGCGCATCTACCAGCTCAAGCGTGAACTCCTCCAGCTGAAGCGCGCGGTGGTGCCGCTCTCCCGTCCGCTCCTGGACCTCGCCGACCGGCCGGTCCGGGTGGTCGACCCGGAGATACAGGCGTACTTCCGGGACGTCTCCGACCATCTGCTGCGCGCCACTGAGCAGATCGCCGCCTTCGACGAACTGCTCAACTCGATCCTTCAGGCGCACCTGGCACAGGTCACCGTCGCCCAGAACGAGGACATGCGGAAGATCACCGCCTGGGCCGCGGTGATCGCCGTACCGACGATGGTCTGCGGCGTGTACGGCATGAACTTCGACAACATGCCGGAGCTGCACTGGAGGTTCGGCTACCCCGTGGTCATCGGCGTGATATCCGTCGCCTGCTGGGTCCTGTACCGCGGCTTCAGGCGCAACGGCTGGCTCTGA